The DNA segment TTTCTTTGATCTCCCCTTTATCCAGAACCAATATTTTATCTGCTTTCTGGATCGTAGACAAGCGATGTGCAATAACGATGGAAGTTCTACCTTTCATCAGGTTCTCTATGGCCCGTTGGATCAGCATTTCTGTTTCGGTATCTACTGAAGAGGTGGCCTCATCCAATACCAGAATCGACGGATTATAGACCAATGCCCGGATAAAGGAAATCAATTGCGCCTGTCCTGCCGAAAGTGTTGCACCACGTTCCATTACATTATATTGATAACCGCCAGGCAGTCTTTCGATAAAATCGTGGGCGCCAACTTTTTTCGCTGCATCCACCACTTCTTCCATGGTAATGTCTGGATTATTTAAAGTGACATTGTTAAATATCGTATCTGAAAACAGGAAGACATCTTGTAAAACTGTCGCAATATTGCGCCTCAGGTAGTTTAGCTGATAATCCTGGATTTTAACGCCATCCACCTTGATCTCCCCCTTCTGTATCTCATAGAACCTATTCAGGATATTAATCGTAGAAGACTTACCTGCACCGGTAGCACCTACCAAAGCAATCGTCTTTCCAGCCTGCACTTCAAAAGAAATGTCTTTCAATACATAATTTTCTTCATTATAAGCAAACCAGACCTTATCAAATGAAATCGAACCTGCCATCTTTTCAGGAGCAAAGGTTCCTTTATCTTCTGTCACCTCGTCGGTATCTAAAACCTTAAACACCCGTTCTGCTCCTACCATCCCCATCTGAAGGGTATTGAACTTATCAGCAAGTTCCCTGATCGGGCGGAAAAGCATTCCGATATATAGAATAAATTCAGCGATTGTCCCCGGAGTTACGTCGAGTGGCTTAGCAAGGATACTTCTCGAGCCATACCATACCAGCAAGCCTAATGACATCGCCGAAATGATCTCTACTACCGGAAAAAAGATGGAATAATACCAGTTAGAACGGATATTTGCATCTCTGTAACGTGCATTGATCTTTATAAACTTTTTATACTCCTGCTGTTCCCTCGCAAAATATTGGATAATAGAAACTCCGGAGATGTGTTCCTGCAGATAAGTATTCAGATTAGAAACCTCTGTTCTGATTTCCTGAAATGCTGATTTAATGGCCTTCTGAAAAACGGAAGTCGCCAGCATTAACAAAGGCATAGGCAATAATACGACAAAGGTCAATGCCCAATCCCGGTAGATCATCACTCCGATAATCACAATCACCATCAGAATATCACCAATGATGACAATCAAGCCCTCGGAAAAAATTTCTGCTATCGTTTCCAGATCGGAAACTGTCCGGGTAATCAGCTGCCCGATAGGTGTATTGTCAAAATATTTTAGTCTGAGCTTGGTAATGTGGTTAAAAACATTGATCCTCAGGTCCCGGATAGCCGATTGCCCAAGCGTATTTGTCAGCAGGGTATGACTAAACTGAATTCCCGCCTGCAGCACGAGCAGGATCAGCATCACGATGGTCATCTGTAACAAGCCTCCGTGCTGGTCTTTCATGATGTAATTATCCAGGGTATATTGGATCAGGAAAGGCCGTACGGGTGCAATTAAAGCGAGTAATATGGTCAACACGATTGCCCAGATAAAGATCCTGCGGTAAGGTTTTACATATTGAAAAACTCTTCTCAATAAGCCAACATTCAACGCATCACCAGTTATTTTAGACATATCAATAGTTTACAAAGGGATAAACAACATTCACTAAATATAAACCACATGCCGGAACGGACTGCCCTGCGTTACTACGGTTTTTACTTTCAATAATTTCTCTAAGCTGTACTAAGTTAATTTCTTTTTTTCCAATCCTAATCAGGGTACCTACAATGGCGCGCACCATATTTCTCAGAAAACGGTCTGCACGGATGGTAAATTGTAAGCCACCATCTTTTAGCTCAAAATAAGCTTCGGTGACCTTACAGTTGTTGGTAAATGTTTGGGTATTGGATTTACTGAAGCAGGAAAAATCAGTGTATTCAAGAATAATTTTAGCTGCGTCATTCATGGCTTCCACATCCAGCTCCCCTTTAAACAGCCAGGACCGCTCTAATTTAAAAGGATCTTTATGAAAATGAAGGTGGTAATGGTAAGCCCTTTCTATGGCATCGAAACGGGCATGTGCATCGGCGGCGACTGGAAAAACACGCTTAACTGCAATCTGGTAGGGCAACAAAGAGTTGATCCCGGCAATGGAACGTTCTGCATTAACTGGTTTTTCTTCAGAAATCTCCAGGTCAAAATGGGCAAAGAATTCCGTAGCATGAACGCCGGCATCTGTCCGCCCGCAACCCAGCGTAACGACAGGCTGACGGAAATAAACAGACAATGCCTTATCCAGACATTCCTGCACGGTCATGGCATTTGGCTGTATTTGCCAGCCATGATAATCTGTGCCATTATAAGACAATTCAATAAAATATCGCTGTATGTTCGGTTTCAATAGGACAAATTTAATCTTTTGGATCAAGATATTGATTGGTTAGTAGGGGCCTTTTAATATATTTGTTGAAATTATTGAACTGATATGATACAAAGAGTACAATCTATCTGGCTTCTACTAGCAGGCCTGACCATATTACTTTTAATGTTTATCCCGATTGTAAGCAGCCAATCTAACGGCTCGGAATACTGGATTTTGGCAACAGGTTTATACCAGAAAACAAACGGAGCAGTTGGAAAAACTGATTATTTCAAACCGTTATTTCTAAATACAGTATGTGTAACCATGCTTTGTATTGCTACTATATTTACTTTTAAAAACAGGACGGGGCAGAAACGTCTGATTATTGTAGCCATCCTCGCGATGATTTCTCTTGGCTTCTGGATCTTCTATTACGCGCAAAATCTTCCGGGTGGAATTGCTGCGGTAAAACCGGGTATAGGTGCTTTTTTACCCGTTGCAGGCATCTTGTTTTGTGCTTTGGCTATCCGTGGAATTCGTAAAGACGAGCAGTTATTGAGGTCGGCAGATCGACTCAGATAATTAATCGTCTCATTTTTATTTAGTTACGCATCTGTGAAATGCCAAATATTAAGCGTACCTTTGCGGCTTAATTAATATATATACATGATAAACCCATTTAGTAAATTGGGGATAAGTGATGACGTTGTTAATGCCGTAAAGGATTTAGGTTTCGAAAATCCAACACCTATTCAGGAGCAAAGTATTCCTGTGCTGTTAGAGGGCAATAACGATTTTGTTGGTTTGGCCCAAACAGGAACAGGAAAAACAGCCGCATTCGGTTTACCTCTGTTAGAATTGATCGATTTTAAAAGCAACAAGCCTCAGGCATTAATTTTATGCCCTACAAGAGAGCTTTGCTTACAGATTACGAGCGACATCAAGAATTTCTCAAAAAACATCTCTGGTGCTAATGTCGTTGCCGTTTACGGTGGCGCAAACATTATGCAGCAATTGCGTGAAATTAGAAACGGTGTACAAATTGTTGTAGCTACACCGGGCCGTATGTTGGACATTATTGGCAGAAAAGCTATTGATTTCACGAATGTGAAATTTGTAGTCTTGGATGAAGCTGATGAGATGTTGAACATGGGTTTCCAGGAAGACATTAACGACATCTTGTCGACTACTCCTGACGACAAAAAAACATGGTTATTCTCCGCTACTATGCCTCCAGAGGTTAGAAGAATAGCTAAAAACTACATGGACTCTCCAGTAGAGTTAACCATGGGTACCAAAAACACAGGTAACGTAAATATCGAGCATGAGTACTATATCGTACGTGCAAGAGATAAATACGCTGCTTTAAAACGTATCGTAGATTTTAACCCTGAAATCTTTGCGGTAGTATTCTGTAAAACCAAAATGGATACACAGGACGTTGCTGAACACTTGATTAAAGATGGTTATAATGCGGATGCTTTACACGGAGATTTATCTCAGCAACAACGTGATAAAGTAATGCAGCGTTTCCGTGACCGCAACATGCAATTATTAATTGCTACAGATGTTGCAGCACGTGGTATTGATGTGAACAACGTAACTCACGTTGTAAATTATTCACTACCTGACGAAATTGAAAGTTATACCCACCGTAGCGGTCGTACCGGCCGTGCAGGTAAAACAGGTATTTCTATTTGTATCGTTAACTCTAAAGAACTTGGAAAAATCCGTCAGATCGAAAGAATCATTGGTAAACAATTTACTAAAGCTTCTTTACCTACAGGTTTTGACGTTTGTGAGAAACAATTGTTTGCTTTGGTTCACAAGGTTCACAATGTAGAAGTTAACGAAGCACAAATTGAGCAATACATCCCTCGTATTATGGATGAGTTTGCTGAATTGAGCAAGGAAGAAGTGATCAAACGTTTTGCATCTTTAGAGTTTAACCGCTTTTTAGAGTATTACAAAAACGCTCCTGATCTTAATTCTTCGGCTGATGATCGCGGTGAAAGAGGAGAACGTGGTGAGCGCGGTGAAAGAGGCCCTAGAGGTAGCGACGGTTACACCCGTTTGTTTATCAACTTAGGTTCGGTAGATGACTTTACAAGAGGTGACTTGTTATCTTTTGTTTGTAACAACGGTAAAATCAGTGGAAAAAGCATTGGTAAAATCGACTTAAAAGGTGTTTATTCATTCTTTGAAGTAGAAGATGCAACTGTAGATTCTCTATTCAATAATTTCAAAGGTGTTGAATTCAATAACCGTGGCGTTAGAATTGAGAAAACTGCTGATGGTGATGGCGGTAGCGGCGGTGGTCGTAGTCGTGGTGGATTCGGTGGCGGTGGTGGCAGACGCGAAGGCGGAAGCTATAGCGGCGGCGGAAGAAGCGGTGGCGGTGACAGAAGAAGCAGCGGTGGCGGCAGACGTGAAGGCGGAAGCGGCGGCGGTGGTTTCAGAGATTTCTCTGGAAGAAGCCGTGAAGATCGTGGTGGAAACACTGGCGGAAGCGGAAGACGCGAAGGCGGAGCCGGAAGTGGCGACAGAAGACGTAGATCTTAATACAACTCATATTATAAAAAACCTCCGGAGATCCCGGAGGTTTTTTTATGCCCTGAAATTTCGGTCCGACAGGAAAGCTGACATTTTTTATCACTATATTTACAGCCTAATTAACGATATGAATAATTATTTACCAACTATTACCTTCGCATTTCTCCTTTTACTGACAGGATGCAAAAAATCAAAAGAAAGCGAGACCCCACAAGTTATTGATCAAAAACCAGCCACAGAATTAGACAGACCCATTTATGTCTCCGCAACAAAAGGGAAATTTGGAAACAGAATAGTGGTTACCTGGACCCCAATCCCCAAAGCAAAAAAATATCAGCTTTTTAAGTTGAACGAGAGCACGCAGGAATATGTATTAACTAAAGAAACAACCGATACCACATTTACAGACCTTCAAATCACTAAACCCCTGACTAAAGTATATTACAAAGTCATGGTCCGCAACAGCGACACTGAATACAGTAAGTTCAGTGATCTTGATTATGGATACACCTCTGGACAGAATTACGTCCCATTCCTTAGCTTTGGAACTGAAGGAGCAGGTCAGGGACAGTTTAGCTTTGTTAATCACCTAGAAGTTGATAAAGACAACAATATCTATGTAAGTGACGAAGGAAATAATGTAGTCCATAAATTTAATCAGAAAGGTACATTTTTAGAGCGCTTTTATAATGGACAGGGAGCACGGGGCATTGTATTCCTTAACAATGGCAATGTTGTTGTCACACAGGCACAATACAGCAATCCTTATGTTAAGATCATGGACAAACAGAAAAACGTCCTGAAAGGATGGGGTACATACGGTTCAGCCGATAATCAATTCCTCAATATTGAAGAAATCACCACCGACGACGATCAGAATATATATGTCGTAGATGGCTCAAATAATCTGGTGAAAAAGTTTGATCAGAATGGTAATTTCTTACTGAAATTTCCCGGCGCAGTGCGCGCTCCCGGGCAGCAGAACGGGCCTTATCCATTCGGAATCTGCTTTTTCAAAAATAAAATCTTTGTCACTTCGCCAAGAAATGGTCAGGTTAGAGTTTATGATAAAGCAGGAAACTACATCAAAACATGGAATACGGGAGCGTCAGCAAACGCAATCAAAGGAAAAGGAGATCATCTCTATATAGCCTGTGGAGGATCTATTTTGAAAACAGACGAAGACGGATTGGTTAAAGAGGATATTGGAAGAAGTGAAATCGCCGGAGGCCACGTTAGTGGTATTGCAGTAAACAGCGACGGCGACATCATTGCACTCAATGTATCTACACGAAAAGTCATTATCTTCAAACAGCTATAATTCGCAAGCATAAAAAAGGTCGGCTCCGTTATGGAAGCCGACCTTTTTGTTTTAGCAAGGAATCTCTAATCCCCGCAAACTATTTATCTTTCTTTGCAGGACGGGTCTTGATCTGAGATTCTTTCAGATAAACCTTCCCTCCTTTTTTATTGATGTAATATTTCTTGTTTTTTCCGTTGATGTAAACATCGGACCCATCAGGAGCCATTTTGCCTTTGTAGGTCTGATCAGCAACTTTAGCCGTTCCCTTCACTGCGACTTCTGCAGTCTTGTTACCTACCTTTTTAGCCGTTTTGCTAATCGCCTGGCCAACACTTTCTTTTTTCTCCTGAGCGTTAGAGGTTAAGGCCAATGTGCTAAGGAACGCAAGGGCTAAACCCCCAAATAGATATTTTCTTTTCATGGTGAGATGTTTTTAGCTAATAACAAAATACCATAAAATTTGTTTGATTACTTAGTTCAGTTGTTCTGTCAGCAGACGCATTTCGATATGCGGAGAATGTTGTTCATAAAGAACCGCATATACCGCTCTGCTGATGGGCATATCTACTTTATATTTCTTATTGATATGGTGCATACATTTCACCGCATAATAGCCCTCAGCCACCATATTCATCTCCAGTTGCGCTGATTTCACCGTATATCCTTTACCGATCATATTTCCAAAAGTCCGGTTCCGGCTAAATTGAGAATAAGCAGTAACAAGTAAGTCTCCAAGATAAGCTGATTCTTTAATGTCCCTGGAAATCGGATGTACCGCATCCACAAAACGTTTAATTTCGCGAATTGCATTGGAGATTAAAACCGCTTGAAAGTTATCTCCATACCCTACCCCATGACAAATTCCGCTGGCTACGGCATAAATGTTTTTCAACACCGCAGCATACTCCGTTCCGAAAATATCGTCTGAAACATTTGTCTTGATATATCTGGCGCTCAATAAATTTGCAAAGATAGTTGCCAGGTCTAAATCCAGAGAGGCAATGGTCAGATAAGACAATTTTTCCAGAGCCACTTCTTCCGCATGACAAGGGCCGCTGATCACGACGATATCCTCCAAAGAAACTCCGTATTTTTGATTCAGAAACTCCCCTATGATCTGATTCTCGTCGGGCACAATCCCTTTGATCGCAGAGATCATTTTCTTGCCCTTTAACATCGCCGGGGTAACATCCTTTAAGGTTTCCTTTAAAAAGGCCGCAGGGACATTTAAAATCACGTATTCAGCCTGCTCAATAATGCTGACGATATCGCTGGAAATATGTGTTTCAGGAATTCTGATCTCCACAGAGCTCAGGTAATTTGGATTGTGCTTATATTTTTGCAAATGTGTAATCGCTTCCGCATTACGCATCCACCAATAAATCTCTTTTGCAGTCGTATTGTCTGAAAGCATTTTTACAATAGCAGTAGCCCAACTACCCCCACCAATCATTGCAACTTTAGGTATCATACAGTATTAAATAAAAAACCCCGGTTATTGTTTTAACCGGGGCAATTTACTCATTTAAAAATGATTGATAAAGTTTACTTTTTATCAGGATTGACAAACAATTGATCTTTAGTTGTTTTCTCTACTTTCATTCCATCTTTCAGTTTGTTCTGAATCGCAGAGTAAGGTCCGGATACCACTTCCTGTCCAGCTTTAAGGCCGCTTTTAATGATGATAAACTGATCGTTCTGAATTCCTGTAGTTACTTCTACCTGTTTAACTGTTCCTGCATTGAAAACATACACATATTGCTTCACCGTTTTGTCGGCCAGCTTTGTTTTCTGTTTATCTGCATTCTCATCATTACCTGCAGTTTTAGCATCTTTATTTTTATCGCTGGTAAATACCGACTGAATTGGAATGGCCAATCCTTTTACCGATTCGCTCTCGATATCCACTGTTGCCGATAAACCTGGTCTGAAAGGAGAAGGAAGGTCTTTTGCACCACCTTTAACTCCTTGATAAGAATCTGCAATGATCCTTACTTTAACCACGAAGTTCGTTACCTGATCTACTGAGGTCGTTACTGAACCGATGTCTTTGGAAGAACTTGCGATTTCAGTAACCACTCCTTTGAATTTTTTATCAGCAAAAGCATCTACTTCGATTTTCGCACTATCACCAACATTTACCCTGTTGATGTCGTTCTCGTTTACGTCTACGTTTACTTCCATGGTAGTCAGGTTGGAAATCCTCATGATCTCTGTTCCTGCCATCTGTGCCGTACCCAGGATACGGTCACCAAGCTCTACAGACAATTTAGAGATTACCCCATCTACCGGCGCATAAATCGTTGCTTTAGCCAAGTTGGCATTTGCCTCTTGTACATTGGCTCCAAATTGCTCCAGCTGGAACTTGGCAGCCACATAATCTTCTTTAGATTTAGCGACATTGGTTTTCGCAGTTAAGAAGGCCGCTTTTGCAGCATCAAACTCTGATGCAGAGATCACCTTTTTACCAACTAACTCCACATTACGTTTGTAAGTTGCTTCTGCATTTACGAAGTTTCCTTCACTTTGTTTCATCATTTGCAAAGCAGAAGCCACTCCTGCTTTCTGAGAGCTATAGGAGGCCACTGCCCTGTCATAACCCGACTTTAATACATCAGGACGAACTTTGATCAGCAACTGGCCTTTTTTAACCACATCGCCTTCTTTTACTAAAAGTTCAGTCACCTCTCCGGAAACCTCAGAGCTTAATTTCACTTCTGTTTCCGGTTGTACCTTTCCACTGGCAGTAACCGTTTCTATTACTTTTCTGTCTGCAGCTTTATCAATGGTCACTTTTTCAATTTTTTCACCACCGATAAGGCCCGTAAGCTTTGCTACAACCAGTAAAGCAATGACTACGCCTAATGTAATTAATATGGGTTTTAGTTTCA comes from the Pedobacter sp. FW305-3-2-15-E-R2A2 genome and includes:
- a CDS encoding ABC transporter ATP-binding protein; the encoded protein is MSKITGDALNVGLLRRVFQYVKPYRRIFIWAIVLTILLALIAPVRPFLIQYTLDNYIMKDQHGGLLQMTIVMLILLVLQAGIQFSHTLLTNTLGQSAIRDLRINVFNHITKLRLKYFDNTPIGQLITRTVSDLETIAEIFSEGLIVIIGDILMVIVIIGVMIYRDWALTFVVLLPMPLLMLATSVFQKAIKSAFQEIRTEVSNLNTYLQEHISGVSIIQYFAREQQEYKKFIKINARYRDANIRSNWYYSIFFPVVEIISAMSLGLLVWYGSRSILAKPLDVTPGTIAEFILYIGMLFRPIRELADKFNTLQMGMVGAERVFKVLDTDEVTEDKGTFAPEKMAGSISFDKVWFAYNEENYVLKDISFEVQAGKTIALVGATGAGKSSTINILNRFYEIQKGEIKVDGVKIQDYQLNYLRRNIATVLQDVFLFSDTIFNNVTLNNPDITMEEVVDAAKKVGAHDFIERLPGGYQYNVMERGATLSAGQAQLISFIRALVYNPSILVLDEATSSVDTETEMLIQRAIENLMKGRTSIVIAHRLSTIQKADKILVLDKGEIKEMGTHQELLKLDGYYKRLYDLQFNSGGIVSA
- the truA gene encoding tRNA pseudouridine(38-40) synthase TruA, translated to MKPNIQRYFIELSYNGTDYHGWQIQPNAMTVQECLDKALSVYFRQPVVTLGCGRTDAGVHATEFFAHFDLEISEEKPVNAERSIAGINSLLPYQIAVKRVFPVAADAHARFDAIERAYHYHLHFHKDPFKLERSWLFKGELDVEAMNDAAKIILEYTDFSCFSKSNTQTFTNNCKVTEAYFELKDGGLQFTIRADRFLRNMVRAIVGTLIRIGKKEINLVQLREIIESKNRSNAGQSVPACGLYLVNVVYPFVNY
- a CDS encoding DUF4293 domain-containing protein, with the protein product MIQRVQSIWLLLAGLTILLLMFIPIVSSQSNGSEYWILATGLYQKTNGAVGKTDYFKPLFLNTVCVTMLCIATIFTFKNRTGQKRLIIVAILAMISLGFWIFYYAQNLPGGIAAVKPGIGAFLPVAGILFCALAIRGIRKDEQLLRSADRLR
- a CDS encoding DEAD/DEAH box helicase; its protein translation is MINPFSKLGISDDVVNAVKDLGFENPTPIQEQSIPVLLEGNNDFVGLAQTGTGKTAAFGLPLLELIDFKSNKPQALILCPTRELCLQITSDIKNFSKNISGANVVAVYGGANIMQQLREIRNGVQIVVATPGRMLDIIGRKAIDFTNVKFVVLDEADEMLNMGFQEDINDILSTTPDDKKTWLFSATMPPEVRRIAKNYMDSPVELTMGTKNTGNVNIEHEYYIVRARDKYAALKRIVDFNPEIFAVVFCKTKMDTQDVAEHLIKDGYNADALHGDLSQQQRDKVMQRFRDRNMQLLIATDVAARGIDVNNVTHVVNYSLPDEIESYTHRSGRTGRAGKTGISICIVNSKELGKIRQIERIIGKQFTKASLPTGFDVCEKQLFALVHKVHNVEVNEAQIEQYIPRIMDEFAELSKEEVIKRFASLEFNRFLEYYKNAPDLNSSADDRGERGERGERGERGPRGSDGYTRLFINLGSVDDFTRGDLLSFVCNNGKISGKSIGKIDLKGVYSFFEVEDATVDSLFNNFKGVEFNNRGVRIEKTADGDGGSGGGRSRGGFGGGGGRREGGSYSGGGRSGGGDRRSSGGGRREGGSGGGGFRDFSGRSREDRGGNTGGSGRREGGAGSGDRRRRS
- a CDS encoding NAD(P)H-dependent glycerol-3-phosphate dehydrogenase, with amino-acid sequence MIPKVAMIGGGSWATAIVKMLSDNTTAKEIYWWMRNAEAITHLQKYKHNPNYLSSVEIRIPETHISSDIVSIIEQAEYVILNVPAAFLKETLKDVTPAMLKGKKMISAIKGIVPDENQIIGEFLNQKYGVSLEDIVVISGPCHAEEVALEKLSYLTIASLDLDLATIFANLLSARYIKTNVSDDIFGTEYAAVLKNIYAVASGICHGVGYGDNFQAVLISNAIREIKRFVDAVHPISRDIKESAYLGDLLVTAYSQFSRNRTFGNMIGKGYTVKSAQLEMNMVAEGYYAVKCMHHINKKYKVDMPISRAVYAVLYEQHSPHIEMRLLTEQLN
- a CDS encoding efflux RND transporter periplasmic adaptor subunit, whose amino-acid sequence is MKLKPILITLGVVIALLVVAKLTGLIGGEKIEKVTIDKAADRKVIETVTASGKVQPETEVKLSSEVSGEVTELLVKEGDVVKKGQLLIKVRPDVLKSGYDRAVASYSSQKAGVASALQMMKQSEGNFVNAEATYKRNVELVGKKVISASEFDAAKAAFLTAKTNVAKSKEDYVAAKFQLEQFGANVQEANANLAKATIYAPVDGVISKLSVELGDRILGTAQMAGTEIMRISNLTTMEVNVDVNENDINRVNVGDSAKIEVDAFADKKFKGVVTEIASSSKDIGSVTTSVDQVTNFVVKVRIIADSYQGVKGGAKDLPSPFRPGLSATVDIESESVKGLAIPIQSVFTSDKNKDAKTAGNDENADKQKTKLADKTVKQYVYVFNAGTVKQVEVTTGIQNDQFIIIKSGLKAGQEVVSGPYSAIQNKLKDGMKVEKTTKDQLFVNPDKK